One part of the Desulfonema ishimotonii genome encodes these proteins:
- a CDS encoding DUF3426 domain-containing protein produces MIITCKNCNARFNLDEKVIKPAGSKVRCSNCKEVFVVHPPKPPEELPPDLHPPKTSAVPVPEIQKDSPAPKEASEPDLSGLDDLFGEDSSDTGSPSDDFDLSGIDELLKEEPDRGEERNADDLLGINEMLGMDDDVSSPDTHATSKPPADSFPEDVDPGLMLSPDPDAEERGEDGDGMDLSALDDMLDDSSGPSAGEDRKRDALGISEILDTDRDSVEDLDDIAAEMQLAPDADDEELDFEAKVEFDETDEFAKYGTLEFNVSDMYKTLGIEVESKVDTERELSALGADIDESDAGELDLSGIDEMLDLDMGGEEGQLPLGDDTGGGNIDLDLSDLDEMILPNEKDADDASDFFNLDIDLDGKEGQAFDSDEDDETPVDAKTEIFNIDDLDLSAGGVSDADEDDDEINAQTEIFNIDDIDNLDFKPSSETPAQDGDADDLEFNLNLDLEDPADQTDDETDEPEPDFELEPHESADAADHLLSEPDFGDMAENAFLLEENDDVEEKAGDIPDELALDLDLALGDADVDDEKSGEPKSVEAEPDELALNFDLEDVGEASDDLALNLELEDEPGSEEADDFMTLDLEDAGEASDDLALGLEMEDESGSDDELALDLDLEDAGKASDDLELGLEMEDGGEASDDLSLSLEMEDESVSDDELALDLDLEDEPGSEEADDFMTLDLEDADEASDDLALNLELEDEPVSDDELALDLDLEDAGEASDDLALNLEMEDESVSDDELALDLDLEDEPGSEEADDFMALDLEMEDEPGSDDELALDLDLEDAGEASDDLALNLEMEDESVSDNELALDLDLEDAGEASDDLALNLEMEDEPGSDDELALDLDLEDAGEASDDLALSLEMEDESVSDDELALDLDLEDAGEASDDLALSLEIEDESVSDDELALDLDLEDAGEASDDLALSLEIEDESVSDDELALDLDLEDAGEASDDLALSLEIEDESVSDDELALDLDLEDAGEASDDLALDLDLEDAGEASDDLALSLEMEDESVSDDELALDLDLEDAGEASDDLALNLEMEDESVSDNELALDLDLEDAGEASDDLALNLEMEDEPGSDDELALDLDLEDAGEASDDLALSLEMEDESVSDDELALDLDLEDAGEASDDLALSLEIEDESVSDDELALDLDLEDAGEASDDLALDLDLEDAGEASDDLALDLDLEDAGEASDDLALSLEMEDESVSDDELALDLDLEDAGEASDDLSIELELEDEPVSEEAGDDLELKLDLDESESVSDDELALDLDLEDTGDKSDDLSIELELEDEPVSEKAGDDLELELDLDESESVSDDELALDLDLEDTGDKSDDLSIELELEDEPVSEKAGDDLELELDLNESESVSDDELALDLDLEDTGDKSDDLSIELELEDEPVSEEAGDDLELELDLDESESESDEELVLDFDLEDEPEAQGKDTSESSANENPEEEFSLDFDLEEEEETEKQPSVDDQTEVFDLDMEFDTPREEEVAEEFSLDFDLEEEEKTEKRSSEEGAAEVFDLDLEEEASELSAEFEFDSDELNSKRDADAEAFDFDQEIEEASDVSDQGADKKDDAFDFGEEESESEEESVSDFDAEFDLGISTDELASDDVVEADAGSRKKEQKKTPVKKVSAPLLILLFLTALGYGIYYYWDQVGNVVNMRQVTQLWDKWFASAPSDIGEIVLLDEINGEFVENAEAGALFVITGKVRNEYSQTRNFIRVTGKLFSSGKKGPQKEKTAYCGNMLTQKELSEISLKIIEKRLGNRSGDKNSNISVNPGKVIPFMVIFSDVPDNIDEFAVEISGSQSSQG; encoded by the coding sequence ATGATTATTACCTGCAAGAATTGTAATGCCCGTTTTAACCTGGATGAGAAAGTCATAAAACCTGCGGGCTCCAAAGTTCGGTGTTCCAACTGCAAGGAGGTCTTTGTCGTCCATCCTCCCAAGCCTCCGGAAGAATTACCGCCCGATCTCCATCCGCCCAAAACATCTGCTGTTCCTGTCCCGGAAATTCAGAAAGATAGCCCCGCCCCCAAAGAAGCGTCAGAGCCGGACCTGTCCGGGCTGGACGATTTGTTCGGGGAAGACAGTTCGGATACTGGCAGTCCGTCAGATGATTTCGATTTATCCGGAATCGACGAATTGCTTAAAGAAGAGCCTGACCGCGGCGAAGAAAGAAATGCCGATGATCTTTTAGGGATTAACGAAATGCTGGGGATGGATGATGACGTTTCATCCCCGGATACGCATGCAACATCAAAGCCCCCTGCTGACAGTTTTCCGGAGGATGTGGACCCCGGATTAATGCTTTCCCCCGACCCGGACGCTGAAGAAAGAGGCGAGGACGGGGACGGGATGGATCTGAGCGCACTTGATGATATGCTGGATGACAGTTCCGGCCCGTCGGCAGGTGAGGATCGCAAACGCGACGCGCTGGGAATCAGCGAAATACTGGATACCGACAGAGATAGTGTGGAAGATCTGGACGATATCGCGGCTGAGATGCAACTGGCACCGGATGCCGATGATGAAGAACTGGATTTTGAGGCAAAGGTCGAATTTGATGAAACCGATGAGTTCGCCAAATACGGCACTCTGGAGTTTAACGTCTCGGATATGTATAAAACACTTGGAATCGAAGTCGAATCCAAGGTGGATACGGAGCGGGAGCTCTCTGCCCTGGGCGCGGATATTGACGAAAGTGATGCCGGGGAACTGGATCTGTCCGGGATCGACGAAATGCTCGACCTGGATATGGGAGGAGAGGAGGGGCAGCTTCCGTTGGGAGATGACACCGGGGGGGGAAATATAGATCTGGATTTATCCGACCTTGATGAAATGATCCTCCCGAATGAAAAAGACGCTGATGATGCATCCGATTTTTTCAATCTGGATATAGATTTGGACGGCAAAGAGGGGCAGGCATTTGATTCAGACGAAGATGACGAAACGCCCGTTGATGCAAAGACCGAAATATTTAACATAGATGACCTGGATCTCAGCGCGGGGGGGGTGTCTGATGCGGATGAAGATGACGACGAAATCAACGCACAGACTGAAATATTTAACATTGACGACATTGATAACCTTGACTTTAAACCCTCATCCGAAACACCGGCTCAGGACGGGGATGCTGATGATTTGGAATTTAATCTTAATCTGGATCTGGAAGACCCCGCAGATCAGACCGATGATGAAACGGATGAGCCGGAACCTGATTTTGAGCTGGAACCCCATGAATCAGCCGATGCAGCTGACCACCTGCTGTCAGAGCCGGATTTCGGCGATATGGCTGAGAATGCGTTTCTCCTTGAAGAAAATGACGATGTTGAAGAAAAAGCGGGTGACATCCCGGATGAACTGGCCCTTGATCTGGATCTGGCATTGGGAGATGCTGATGTTGACGATGAAAAATCCGGGGAACCGAAATCGGTGGAAGCCGAGCCGGATGAATTAGCGCTTAACTTCGATCTGGAAGATGTCGGTGAGGCGTCCGACGATCTGGCGTTAAATCTGGAGCTGGAAGATGAACCCGGTTCTGAAGAAGCTGACGATTTTATGACATTGGATCTGGAAGATGCCGGTGAGGCGTCTGACGATCTGGCGTTAGGTCTGGAAATGGAAGATGAGTCCGGTTCCGATGACGAACTGGCCCTTGATCTTGATCTGGAAGATGCCGGTAAGGCGTCCGATGATTTGGAGTTAGGTCTGGAAATGGAAGATGGCGGTGAGGCATCCGATGATCTTTCGTTAAGTCTGGAAATGGAAGATGAATCCGTTTCCGATGATGAGTTGGCCCTCGATCTTGATCTGGAAGATGAACCCGGCTCTGAAGAAGCTGACGATTTTATGACATTGGATCTGGAAGATGCCGATGAGGCGTCTGACGATCTGGCGTTAAATCTGGAGCTGGAAGATGAACCCGTTTCCGATGATGAGTTGGCCCTCGATCTTGATCTGGAAGATGCCGGTGAGGCGTCCGACGATCTGGCGTTAAATCTGGAAATGGAAGATGAATCCGTTTCCGATGATGAGTTGGCCCTCGATCTTGATCTGGAAGATGAACCCGGCTCTGAAGAAGCTGACGATTTTATGGCATTGGATCTGGAAATGGAAGATGAACCTGGTTCCGATGACGAACTGGCGCTTGATCTTGATCTGGAAGATGCCGGTGAGGCGTCCGACGATCTGGCGTTAAATCTGGAAATGGAAGATGAATCCGTTTCCGATAATGAGTTGGCCCTCGATCTTGATCTGGAAGATGCCGGTGAGGCGTCCGACGATCTGGCATTAAATCTGGAAATGGAAGATGAACCTGGTTCCGATGACGAACTGGCGCTTGATCTTGATCTGGAAGATGCCGGTGAGGCGTCCGATGATCTGGCATTAAGTCTGGAAATGGAAGATGAATCCGTTTCCGATGATGAGTTGGCCCTCGATCTTGATCTGGAAGATGCCGGTGAGGCGTCCGATGATCTGGCATTAAGTCTGGAAATAGAAGATGAATCCGTTTCCGATGATGAGTTGGCCCTCGATCTTGATCTGGAAGATGCCGGTGAGGCGTCTGACGATCTGGCATTAAGTCTGGAAATAGAAGATGAATCCGTTTCCGATGATGAGTTGGCCCTCGATCTTGATCTGGAAGATGCCGGTGAGGCGTCCGATGATCTGGCATTAAGTCTGGAAATAGAAGATGAATCCGTTTCCGATGATGAGTTGGCCCTCGATCTTGATCTGGAAGATGCCGGTGAGGCGTCTGACGATCTGGCCCTCGATCTTGATCTGGAAGATGCCGGTGAGGCGTCCGATGATCTGGCATTAAGTCTGGAAATGGAAGATGAATCCGTTTCCGATGATGAGTTGGCCCTCGATCTTGATCTGGAAGATGCCGGTGAGGCGTCCGACGATCTGGCGTTAAATCTGGAAATGGAAGATGAATCCGTTTCCGATAATGAGTTGGCCCTCGATCTTGATCTGGAAGATGCCGGTGAGGCGTCCGACGATCTGGCATTAAATCTGGAAATGGAAGATGAACCTGGTTCCGATGACGAACTGGCGCTTGATCTTGATCTGGAAGATGCCGGTGAGGCGTCCGATGATCTGGCATTAAGTCTGGAAATGGAAGATGAATCCGTTTCCGATGATGAGTTGGCCCTCGATCTTGATCTGGAAGATGCCGGTGAGGCGTCCGATGATCTGGCATTAAGTCTGGAAATAGAAGATGAATCCGTTTCCGATGATGAGTTGGCCCTCGATCTTGATCTGGAAGATGCCGGTGAGGCGTCTGACGATCTGGCCCTCGATCTTGATCTGGAAGATGCCGGTGAGGCGTCCGATGATCTGGCCCTCGATCTTGATCTGGAAGATGCCGGTGAGGCGTCCGATGATCTGGCATTAAGTCTGGAAATGGAAGATGAATCCGTTTCCGATGATGAGTTGGCCCTCGATCTTGATCTGGAAGATGCCGGTGAGGCGTCCGATGATCTGTCAATAGAACTGGAGCTGGAAGATGAACCCGTTTCCGAAGAAGCCGGTGATGATCTGGAACTGAAACTCGACCTGGACGAATCCGAATCCGTTTCCGACGACGAGCTGGCGCTCGACCTCGATCTGGAAGATACCGGTGACAAATCCGACGATCTGTCGATAGAACTGGAACTGGAAGATGAACCCGTTTCCGAAAAAGCCGGTGACGATCTGGAACTGGAACTCGACCTGGACGAATCCGAATCCGTTTCCGACGACGAGTTGGCCCTCGACCTCGATCTGGAAGATACCGGTGACAAATCCGACGATCTGTCGATAGAACTGGAACTGGAAGATGAACCCGTTTCCGAAAAAGCCGGTGACGATCTGGAACTGGAACTCGACCTGAACGAATCCGAATCCGTTTCTGACGACGAACTGGCGCTCGACCTCGATCTGGAAGATACCGGTGACAAATCCGACGATCTGTCGATAGAACTGGAGCTGGAAGATGAACCCGTTTCCGAAGAAGCCGGTGATGATCTGGAACTGGAACTCGACCTGGACGAATCCGAATCCGAATCTGATGAGGAACTGGTTCTCGATTTTGACTTGGAAGATGAACCTGAAGCCCAGGGAAAAGATACCTCAGAATCATCCGCCAATGAGAACCCGGAAGAGGAATTCAGCCTCGATTTTGATCTGGAAGAAGAGGAAGAAACCGAAAAACAACCGTCAGTTGATGATCAGACAGAGGTCTTTGATCTGGATATGGAATTTGATACGCCTCGGGAGGAAGAGGTTGCCGAAGAATTCAGCCTTGATTTTGATCTGGAAGAAGAGGAAAAAACCGAAAAACGGTCATCTGAGGAAGGCGCTGCGGAGGTCTTTGATCTGGATTTAGAGGAAGAAGCATCTGAATTATCAGCAGAATTTGAATTTGACTCCGACGAACTGAATTCAAAAAGAGATGCGGATGCTGAAGCGTTTGATTTTGATCAGGAGATTGAAGAGGCGTCTGACGTTTCTGATCAGGGCGCAGACAAAAAGGACGACGCCTTCGACTTCGGAGAAGAGGAATCCGAAAGTGAGGAAGAATCCGTCAGCGACTTTGACGCTGAATTTGACCTCGGCATATCAACAGACGAGCTGGCCTCGGATGATGTTGTTGAGGCAGACGCTGGCAGCAGAAAAAAGGAACAGAAAAAAACCCCGGTCAAAAAGGTCAGCGCCCCGCTTCTTATCCTGCTGTTTCTGACAGCGCTGGGCTATGGCATATATTACTACTGGGATCAGGTCGGCAATGTTGTCAATATGCGTCAGGTGACACAATTGTGGGACAAGTGGTTCGCATCAGCCCCGTCAGACATTGGTGAAATTGTCCTGCTTGATGAGATAAACGGTGAGTTTGTTGAGAATGCCGAGGCCGGCGCATTATTTGTCATCACCGGTAAAGTCCGAAATGAATATTCCCAGACCCGAAACTTTATCAGGGTAACCGGCAAGCTCTTCTCGTCTGGCAAAAAAGGCCCGCAAAAGGAAAAGACCGCTTATTGCGGGAATATGCTGACACAAAAAGAGCTGTCAGAAATAAGTCTCAAAATTATAGAAAAACGGCTTGGAAATCGCAGCGGGGATAAAAATTCAAATATCAGCGTTAATCCGGGAAAGGTCATCCCCTTCATGGTGATTTTCTCCGATGTGCCGGACAACATCGATGAATTTGCCGTTGAAATTTCCGGCTCCCAGTCCTCTCAGGGATAA
- the hpt gene encoding hypoxanthine phosphoribosyltransferase — MKPEFIPVLKKEEIETAVTEIGKKISEDYKGRELVLIGVLKGAFVFLADLARNLTIPVKIDFVRAASYGAGTSSCGKIRILKEIEEDITGKDVLIVEDILDTGLTLSRLVDHIKSFGPKSVKICTLIDKRERRKVEIEADYAGHVVEEGFLVGYGLDYAENYRELPEICHLKF; from the coding sequence ATGAAACCTGAATTTATTCCTGTCTTAAAAAAAGAAGAAATTGAGACCGCTGTCACTGAAATCGGCAAAAAGATTTCAGAGGATTATAAAGGCAGAGAGCTCGTGCTTATCGGTGTGTTAAAGGGCGCGTTTGTTTTTCTGGCGGATCTCGCCCGGAATCTGACGATTCCCGTAAAAATCGACTTTGTCCGTGCCGCAAGCTATGGGGCCGGAACCTCTTCATGCGGCAAGATCCGCATCCTGAAAGAGATTGAGGAAGACATAACCGGTAAGGACGTTCTGATTGTCGAAGACATTCTGGATACGGGGCTGACCCTTTCCCGCCTGGTTGACCATATAAAATCCTTTGGGCCGAAGAGTGTGAAAATCTGTACGCTGATTGACAAGCGGGAGCGGCGAAAGGTCGAAATCGAGGCCGATTATGCCGGCCACGTCGTGGAAGAGGGATTTCTTGTGGGCTACGGACTGGATTATGCTGAAAATTACAGGGAATTGCCTGAAATTTGTCACCTGAAATTTTAA
- a CDS encoding DnaJ C-terminal domain-containing protein, protein MASPDYYKILGVSKNASDSDIKKVYRKLAMKYHPDHTKGDKAGEEKFKQISEAYAVLSDREKRKQYDTYGSTDFHQRYSQEDIFRSFDFSNIFEDLGFGGSFSFMGNRGGSRFGGGPRRRQPVRGSDLVYELPLTLREIATGTSRQINFQHKGVTENLTVRIPRGMITGKKLRVGGKGEASLHGGPPGDLYIKAKVMSDPVFTSDGYDLHISKEIRLSEAILGTRLAIPTLEDKALNLSIPPGTSHKTKMRLGGCGLPHMKGDGKGDLYVTLLVRTPDELTDEQRNLVEALGKAGL, encoded by the coding sequence ATGGCCTCACCGGATTATTATAAAATACTGGGCGTCAGCAAAAATGCCTCTGACAGCGACATAAAAAAGGTATATCGCAAACTCGCCATGAAATATCACCCCGACCACACCAAAGGCGACAAGGCGGGCGAGGAAAAATTCAAGCAGATCAGCGAAGCATATGCCGTTCTCAGCGACAGGGAAAAACGCAAACAGTACGATACTTACGGCTCAACCGACTTCCATCAGCGCTACTCCCAGGAGGATATTTTCAGAAGCTTTGATTTCTCAAATATCTTTGAAGATCTGGGATTCGGCGGCAGTTTTTCATTTATGGGAAACAGGGGAGGCTCCCGTTTCGGCGGCGGCCCGCGTCGGCGGCAGCCGGTCAGGGGTTCGGATCTCGTCTATGAGCTGCCCCTGACCCTGCGCGAAATTGCCACCGGGACGAGCAGGCAGATCAATTTTCAGCACAAAGGGGTTACGGAAAATCTGACCGTCAGAATTCCCAGGGGGATGATCACGGGTAAAAAACTGCGCGTCGGCGGCAAAGGTGAGGCCAGCCTCCACGGCGGCCCTCCGGGAGACCTTTATATAAAGGCCAAGGTGATGAGCGATCCGGTGTTTACGTCAGACGGATATGATCTGCACATCTCAAAAGAAATCCGCCTGAGTGAGGCGATTCTGGGAACCCGGCTGGCGATTCCGACTCTGGAAGATAAGGCGCTTAACCTCAGTATCCCCCCCGGCACAAGCCACAAAACCAAAATGAGACTTGGCGGCTGCGGGCTTCCCCATATGAAGGGTGACGGTAAGGGGGATCTCTATGTCACCCTCCTCGTCAGAACCCCGGACGAGCTGACCGACGAACAGCGAAATCTTGTTGAAGCGTTGGGGAAGGCCGGTCTGTAA
- a CDS encoding ABC transporter permease, which yields MGVISLSPADLSVAALLIIALALLSLPLQLGLSRQLLIAGIRTTLQLLLIGVVLKTIFDQVRVSWLLTVALVMLVVAGREIMGRQKRSFRGVWGFGLGTLSMLMTSFPITLLALMVIIDIRPWYDPQYAIPLMGMMLGNTMSGIALGLDRLTQTAWDQRRGIEARLMMGQTGSEAIENIRRESIRSGMIPIINAMNIVGLVSLPGMMTGQILSGTLPLEAVKYQILIMFLIAGGTGFGTICAVWAGARRLFDSRHRLRPDRLQNRGQ from the coding sequence ATGGGGGTTATCTCTCTTTCACCCGCAGACCTCTCGGTTGCAGCGCTTCTGATTATCGCCCTGGCCCTGCTCTCCCTCCCCTTGCAACTGGGACTTTCCCGCCAGCTCCTCATTGCCGGAATCCGCACCACGCTTCAGCTCCTCCTGATCGGCGTTGTCCTGAAGACGATTTTCGATCAGGTCCGGGTGAGCTGGCTGCTGACCGTTGCCCTGGTGATGCTGGTGGTGGCGGGCCGCGAAATCATGGGCAGGCAGAAGCGGTCTTTTCGCGGCGTTTGGGGATTCGGTCTCGGTACCCTCTCCATGCTGATGACCTCTTTCCCCATTACCCTGCTGGCCCTTATGGTGATCATCGATATCCGCCCCTGGTACGACCCGCAGTACGCCATTCCCCTGATGGGGATGATGCTGGGCAATACCATGAGCGGTATCGCGCTGGGACTGGACCGACTGACCCAGACGGCGTGGGATCAGCGAAGGGGCATTGAGGCCCGTCTGATGATGGGGCAGACGGGAAGCGAGGCCATTGAAAATATTCGGAGGGAGAGCATCCGAAGCGGCATGATCCCGATCATCAACGCCATGAACATTGTGGGACTTGTCAGCCTGCCCGGCATGATGACCGGCCAGATCCTCTCCGGCACACTGCCGCTGGAGGCCGTCAAATACCAAATCCTGATCATGTTTCTGATTGCCGGGGGCACGGGATTCGGCACGATCTGCGCGGTCTGGGCCGGTGCCCGGCGACTGTTTGACAGTCGCCATCGCCTCCGGCCTGACCGTCTGCAAAATCGGGGCCAATGA
- a CDS encoding ABC transporter ATP-binding protein: MDGLHLEDLRFKDIGPVNLRIGRGECVGISGPSGAGKTLLLRAIADMDPHTGNVFLDGTESRDMTAPEWRKKVGLLPAESAWWADTVGAHFRSVSEVWFRRLGFEADVLSWEISRLSGGERQRLALLRLLTNRPEALLLDEPTANLDPESVMRVEELIGEYRRTCMAPVLWVSHDPRQLQRVASRRFLIRDRRLSAA, translated from the coding sequence GTGGACGGACTCCATCTTGAAGACCTCCGATTTAAAGATATCGGCCCGGTGAACCTCCGCATCGGGCGGGGCGAGTGTGTTGGCATTTCCGGGCCGTCGGGCGCAGGCAAAACGCTGCTGCTCAGAGCCATTGCGGATATGGACCCGCACACCGGGAATGTGTTTCTGGACGGCACGGAGTCCCGTGATATGACGGCCCCGGAATGGCGCAAAAAGGTGGGCCTGCTTCCCGCTGAAAGCGCCTGGTGGGCCGATACGGTGGGGGCACATTTCCGGTCTGTCAGTGAGGTGTGGTTCAGACGGCTCGGCTTTGAGGCGGATGTCCTGTCCTGGGAAATCTCAAGGCTGTCCGGCGGGGAACGCCAGCGTCTGGCCCTGCTGCGGCTTCTGACCAACCGCCCCGAAGCGCTGCTTCTGGATGAGCCGACCGCCAACCTCGACCCGGAGAGTGTGATGCGTGTGGAAGAACTGATCGGAGAATACCGGCGGACCTGTATGGCGCCTGTGCTGTGGGTCAGCCATGATCCCCGGCAATTGCAGCGGGTGGCGTCCCGCCGCTTCCTGATCAGGGACCGACGCCTTTCGGCGGCCTGA